Genomic segment of Steroidobacter denitrificans:
TCAGAAAGCGCTGAGCACATGCTGTAGACTTCTTTCTCCATGAAGCCCGCCACACCTTATCCGTTGCTCATGGCGATCGACTCGCCGGCGGATCTGCGCCGTCTGCCGGCCGGACAGCTCGAGACCGTTGCCGCCGAGTTGCGCCGGTATCTGATCGATACGGTCAGTCAGATGGGCGGTCACTTCGCGGCCGGGCTGGGTACCGTCGAACTGACGGTGGCGCTGCACTACGTTTTCGATACGCCTACGGACAGGCTGGTATGGGACGTCGGCCATCAAGCCTATCCCCACAAGGTGCTGACCGGACGGCGTGATCGCCTGCGCACCATCAAGCTCAAGGGCGGTCTCGCGCCATTTCCCACGCGTGTCGAAAGCGAATACGACACGTTCGGCGTAGGGCATTCCAGCACCTCGATCAGTGCCGCGCTTGGCATGGCGATCGCTGCAGCCCGCGGACGCTCTCGCCGCATCGTCTCGGTCATCGGTGACGGCGCCATGAGCGCGGGTATGGCCTTCGAGGCGCTCAACCATGCCGGCAGCCTGGATGTGGACATGCTGGTGATCCTGAACGATAACGACATGTCGATTTCCGAAAATGTCGGAGCATTCTCCAACTACTTCGCCCGGGTGCTCTCGGGCAAGCTCTATGCCACCCTGCGCGAGGGCAGCAAGAGAGTGCTCAGCCGCATGCCTACGGTCTGGGAGCTGGCACGCCGTTCCGAAGAGCACATGAAAGGCATGGTCCTGCCCGGCACGATCTTCGAGGAAATGGGCTTCAATTATATTGGCCCCATCGACGGACATGACATAGGCGCGCTGGTCGCAACCTTGCGCAACCTGCGCGACATGAAGGGTCCGCAATTCCTGCACGTGATCACCCGCAAGGGAAAAGGCTACGCTCCGGCGGAAGCCGATCCGATCAAGTGGCATGGCCCCGGCCCCTTCGATCCCAAGAGCGGCATCATCTTCAAGGAGACGGCCAGCGGACCGGCCTACTCTCAGGTTTTCGGCCAATGGATGTGCGATATG
This window contains:
- the dxs gene encoding 1-deoxy-D-xylulose-5-phosphate synthase; the encoded protein is MKPATPYPLLMAIDSPADLRRLPAGQLETVAAELRRYLIDTVSQMGGHFAAGLGTVELTVALHYVFDTPTDRLVWDVGHQAYPHKVLTGRRDRLRTIKLKGGLAPFPTRVESEYDTFGVGHSSTSISAALGMAIAAARGRSRRIVSVIGDGAMSAGMAFEALNHAGSLDVDMLVILNDNDMSISENVGAFSNYFARVLSGKLYATLREGSKRVLSRMPTVWELARRSEEHMKGMVLPGTIFEEMGFNYIGPIDGHDIGALVATLRNLRDMKGPQFLHVITRKGKGYAPAEADPIKWHGPGPFDPKSGIIFKETASGPAYSQVFGQWMCDMAELDPQLVAITPAMREGSGLVEYSKRFPERYFDVAIAEQHAVTLGAGMACEGLHPVIAIYSTFLQRAYDQLIHDVALQNLPVTLAIDRAGLVGGDGATHQGSYDLSFLRCIPNLVLMAPADENECRQMLYTAVQLRRPAAVRYPRGQGPGVVQEPVMQALPLGKAQVRRDGRSGLLLIAVGAMVPMCDWLAEKHDATLVNLRFVKPLDEELIVHLAGTHRALVTIEENVVAGGAGSAINECLLAHGHVMPTLNLGIPDRFIEHGSREDCLAAAGLDAASIDGAIEHWWRMPARATG